From the Acidobacteriota bacterium genome, the window TCCGCGCCATCCTGGAGAAGAAGAGCCGGTCGGCGGCGGGAGCGACGGCGCCGGCAGAGGGACTCTACCTGGTGAGCGTGGAGTATTAGGTTTCTTCGGCTGCGATGCCCGAGGGGGCTGCGCTCAGCCGATGGTGCCGCCGGCGGCTCTGGCCTGGGTGTCCGTAGCGGCGCTGAGGCGGCGGTAAGCGAAGGCGCCGCGCACACCGGTGATGAACATGAGTGTAAGGAAGATGCCCAGTGGCAGGCTCGCCGGGCTGGTGTCTTGGGTCATCATGCTGATGCGCTCGAGGATAAAGAGGACGAGGGCGATCACGGCGGCGGTGCGCGAGAAGCGGCGCAGGAAGATGCCGAGGACGAGGAAGATGGCGGCGTCTACGAGCGCCCATCCGCTGATGCCGGGAATGACGGTCGTGCCAGCGAGGGCGATGCCGGCGACGATAGCAGTGAGTCCGGCGATGAAAAAAGCGGCGCCGGCCGCGGTGCGGCAAGCTTTCTTGGCGGATTCCAGATCGGTGACTTCCGGCCAGAACGGGTTTGCCATGGGCGCCTCTTTGGATCGGGCTGCGCGAAAAGTGGCGTGATGGTACTGCCGCCGGGAGCGGAGTTCAAGCGGCAGCATCGGGTACAATCGACTTTTACGGAAGCGAAGCTCGCAGCGTCGGAGAGAAGCGATGGCTGGTTCCGATACCACGGTGGTCGTCCCGCAGTTGCCCAACCACAAGACCAAGCTGAAGAAGCCGGGGCAGCGCTCGTGCAACGAGAAAGACGCCAAGGGCAAACTCTGTGGTGGGCACTTGAAACGCTGGTTCTACATGGCCGACGTGAAAGAGCAGGAGTGCGGCGACATCGAGCGCCAGCTCGGGCCGGACGCAGAGATCTATCGCTGCGAGCATTGCAAGACACTGTACTTTCCGAATCCGCAGGAGCCGGGCGCGCTGAACGTGGCCGGGCGGGGAAGCATCTCGGATTTCGGGCTGACGGTGGCGCCGAAGGGCGACAAGGCGAAGACGTAGGCTCCTTCGGTCATGAAGCACCATCACCTCATCTACGACTGGAACACGCAGCATGCGGCGCTCAAGCCGGGCGGACGGCGCGTGCTGCTGAATGACGAGTCGCTGCGCGACGGACTCCAGTCGCCATCCGTCAAGGATCCCGCCATCGAACAGAAGATCGAGATCCTTCACCTGATGGAGGGGCTGGGCATCAACATGCTCGACATCGGATTGCCGGGCGCCGGTCCGCGAGCGTACGGTGACGTGGAACGGCTGGCGCGCGAGATCGCGCGCGCGCAGTTGAAGATCAAGCCGAACTGCGCCGCGCGGACGCACAAGAACGACATCACGCCGGTAGCGGAGATCTCGCAGAAGGCGGGCATCGCGATCGAGTGCGCCACGTTCATCGGGTCGAGCCCCATCCGCCGCTACACCGAGGATTGGTCGGACGACTTCCTGCAGAAGACCACCGCCGACGCGGTGACCTACGCGCGCTCGCTCGGCCTCGATGTGATGTACGTCACCGAAGACACCTCGCGTTGCGATCCCGCGACGGTGAAGCGGCTCTACACCACGGCGATCGAGTGTGGCGCGCGCGCGATCGCGGTCTGCGATACCTGCGGGCACGCGACGCCAGATGGCGTTCGCGCGCTGATCACGTTTGTGATGAATGAAGTGGTCGAGCCTTCGGGCGAGAAGATCCGCGTGGACTGGCATGGCCACTGCGACCGCGGCCTGGCCATCGCGAACTCGTTCGCCGCGCTCGAAGCAGGCGCGGATTGCGTGCACGCATGCGCCATCGGCATCGGCGAACGTGTGGGCAACACGCAGATGGACCAGATGCTGGTGAACCTGAAGCTGATGGGCGTGTCGCCGTGGCTGGAGCAGGACCTCTCGAAACTGAAGGAGTATTGCGAGAAGGTGTCGCAGTACACGGGCGTGCCCATCCCGAAGAATTATCCGGTGGTGGGAGCGGACGCCTTCCGCACCGCGACCGGCGTGCACGCTTCGGCGGTGATCAAGGCCATCAAGAAGGGCGACCGCGCGCTGGCCGACGAGGTCTACTCGGGCGTGCCGGCGAGCGAGTTTGGGATGACGCAGACGATCGAGGTCGGCCCCATGTCGGGGAAGTCGAACATCATCCATTGGCTGGAGACGCGCGGCATCCCGCTCGCGGATGTGGTGATCGAGCGCATCTATCAGCGCGCGAAGCAGTCCGACCGTCTGCTGACCGAAGCGGAGATCATGGAGTGCTGCCAGGAGGCGGCGAAGTCTTCTTAGCTCAAGTCCCTACGAAGAACACCCAAGATGCTTCGCGACCGATACCCGCGCTGGAGAGAACGCGCGGGGCCCTCGGTCACTCAGCATGACCCATCTTTAAAATCGGCCGTCCTTCGGCAATCCATCTGCTACCTAGCTATAGTAGTCAGCCTGATGGCAGCCACGCGCACCGACGCCGCCGCACCGCCACTCACCCCGCAGCAGGAAGTGGCGCGGGTGGCCGGCGCCGACGAATTCCACGCGGGCATAAACTGGCTGCGCGCGCACACCCGCGAGATCGCCGAGCGCCAGATGGAGCTCACCGCGATCGCGGCGCCTCCGTTCGGCGAGGCGAAGCGCTCGGCGTGGCTGGCGGAAAAGTTCAAAGAGATCGGGCTGACCGAGGTGAAGACGGACGAACTGGGGAACGTCTTTGGTATACGGCGCGGGGGCAAGAGCGCCCCGGGAAAGCCTGAGAAGTACGTCGCAGTGACGGCGCACATCGATACCGTGTTCGCGGCGGGAACGAAGATCGACGTCCGGCGTGAAGGGACGAAGCTTTACGGGCCGGGCATCAGCGACAACGGCGCCGGGGTGAGCGCGCTGCTCGCCGTGGCACAGGCGTTCGACGCGGCCAAGGTGAAGCTGGGAATGCCGATCGTCTTCATCGGGAACGTGGGGGAAGAGGGTGAGGGCGACCTGCGCGGGATGCGTCACATATTTGCCGGGCCTTGGAAAAATAAGATCGCGTACACGCTGGTGGTGGACGGCGCGGCCACCGACACAGTCATCGCGCAGGCGCTGGGCAGCCGGCGCTTCGAAGTGACGGTGCGCGGCGCGGGTGGCCATTCGTGGAGCGACTTCGGCGTGCCCAATCCCATCGTCGCGCTGGCGCGCGCGGTGGCAAAGTTTGCGGCCACGCCCGTGCCGGCCGATCCCAAGACCACATTCAACATCGGAGCGATAAGCGGTGGGACAAGCGTGAACTCGATCCCGGAGTCGGCAACGATGCGAGTGGACCTGCGGTCGGCGTCGGCGGAGGAGATCGAGAAGCTCGAAGCCGCGTTACGGCGTGCGGTGCTCGAGAGCGTTGCCGATACCAAACCGGCGCAAGCGGGACAGGCGGCGCTGAGTTATGAGATCAAAGCCATCGGGAGCCGTCCGGCGGCGGAGTTGAAAGAGGATGCGCGCATGCTGCAGGTCATCCGTGCGGTGGACGCGCAGCTGGGGAACACGGCGCGGATGCAACGGGCGTCCACCGACGCGAACATCCCGCTCGCGCTGGGGATGGAGGCGCTCGCGATCGGGGCGGGCGGTGCTGGCGGCGGCGCGCACACGCTGCATGAGTGGTATGACACCACCAACCGCGACCTGGGCCTCAAACGGATCGTGCTGACGGTGATGACTCTGGCGGGGGTGGAATGAAAATGCTTTCCGCCGCGGATGGACGCGGGTGGGCGCGGATAGTTCTTTTCCTTTTCTTTTTGGCAGCGGTCGGTTTGGCGCAGACGAAGCAGACGGCGGACGTGATCTACGTCAATGGCAATGTGTACACAGGGTCGAAGTACGACGCAGAGTATGGCCGCGCGCACACTGTAGGGAATGTACCCGCGCAATCGTTGGCGGTTAAAGAGGGCAAGGTTATCGCCGCCGGGCGTAATGCCGATGTGGAGCGACTGCGAGGCAGCGGTACCAAGGTCATCGATCTGCACGGCGCGTTCGTTATGCCGGGGTTCAACGACGCGCACGTGCATCTTGCGAATGCCGGCTTCGAGAAGCTGAACGTGAACCTGATCGGCTCGACGTCCCTCGACGACATGAAGCAGCGCATCGCGGCCGCGGCAAGAGAGCGTCCCGCGGGCGAGTGGTTGCAAGGGCGCGGCTGGGACCACACGAAGTGGTCGAGAGTCGGAGGTGGGGACGCAACTCTCCCCACGCGGCAGGACCTCGACGCGGTCACAGGGGACCATCCGGCGATATTCACGCGCGTGGACGGACACATCGCGATCGCGAACACGGCTGCGCTGAAAGACGCAGGTGTGACCAAGACGACGAAAGCTCCAAGCGGCGGGGCGATCGATGTGGACGCGCAGGGTGAGCCGACAGGGATACTGCGCGAGGGCGCGCGCGACCTTGTCTACTCCAAGATCCCAGCCCCAACGCCGGTGCAGCGGCGGCGCGGGCTCGAGCTGGCGCTGGCCGACGCGGTCGCGCACGGCATCACCAGCGCGCAGGACAACTCCGAGTGGGCCGACTTCCTCGTCTTCGAAGAACTGGAGCGTGAAGGCAAGCTCACGCTGCGCGTCACCGAGTGGCTGCCGTTCCGGGCGGACCTGAAGTTGTTGGGCGAGCATCGCGCGCGCCATCCGCAGGCCGACCCTATGTTGCACACCGGCATGCTGAAGGGGTTTATGGACGGGTCGCTGGGATCGCGGACGGCGGCGCTGCTCGTGCCCTACTTCGACGATCCCAAGAACACAGGCCTGCCCCAGTTCAAGGAGCATGACCTCGAAGAGATGACGCGGGACCGCGCCAACGCCGGCTTCCAAGTCGGCTTCCACGCCATCGGCGATCGCGGCGTGGCGCTGGCGCTGGCAGGATTCGGTGAAGCGTGGCGCGAATGGCACGAGCGCAAAGGGAATCGCGGCAAGGAGCCCGACTTCCGCTTCCGCATCGAGCATGCGCAGGTGGTGGCGCCCAGCCAGTTCCAGGAGATGCGCGAACTTCGTGTCATCGCCAGCGTGCAGCCGAACCATCTGCTGACCGACATGAACTGGGCGGAGGCGCGCATCGGAGCGGAGCGCGCGAAGACGTCGTATCCGTGGCGCGAGTTCTTGCAGAACAAGATTCCCCTCGCGTTTGGGACGGATTATCCGGTCGAGCCCATCACGCCCTTCCGCGGACTCTATGCCGCGGTCACCCGCAAAAGTGAAGACGGGAAGAAGACGTACTATCCCGAGCAGAAGCTGACCATCGACGAAGCCATCGCGGCTTATACGACCGGCGCGGCGTATGCCGAGTTTGCGGAGAAAGACAAAGGGACGCTCGAGCCGGGCAAGCTCGCTGACTTCGTGGTGCTCGATCGCGACATCACCAAGGTGGCGCCGGAGGAGATACTGAAGACGAAGGTGCTGCGCACGGTGGTGGGCGGGAAGACGGTGTACGAGGCGAAGTGATTTGCCGATTTGAAATCGAGGAGCCCCAGAGTTAGTATCACCGGTCGGAAGCCATGCCGCAGAATTACATCCCGATATTCCTATTCATGGTGGTGGCGCTGGCGATCCCGGTGGTGACGCTGGTGATCGCGAAGGCGGTGCGTCCGGATAATCCGCACGCCGCCAAGCTGATGCCGTATGAGTGCGGCATCGATCCGGTGGACTCGGCGCGCGGTCGCTACACCGTGCGGTTCTACATCGTGGCCATCCTGTTCGTGGTGTTCGACGTGGAGACCATCTTCCTGTTCCCGTGGGCGGTGCAGTTCAAGATGCTGGGCTGGTTCGGGTTCGTGGAGATGATGACCTTCCTGGCCATCCTGGTGGTTGGATACGTGTGGATATGGAAGAAGGGCGCGCTGGAATGGGTGTAGCCCATTGTCGATCCACGATCTTCGATTTTGACGATTTTCGGGGCGGCTGAGGCCGCCCCGTTGTTGTTTCGTGCTGCGTTGACACTCCACATTCAAGCTGTTAGAAAGTAAGGTTCTTCCACGATTTCTGCGGTTGGCAGTCAACAGTGAATGGCTGACGAAACCAAACGCACTCCCTCGGACCAGCAAGGCGCGCAAGGCGGAAGCAAGCCGCCGGCCGACAAAGCCGCTATTCCACAAACTCCCGCAGCAGCGACGCATCCCGCGCCGCCGCCCAAGCCGACCGGGCCGGCAGCGACGCCGTGGGAGCACGAGCGCGTTGCGCGGCTGAAGTCCGCATACGGCTCAGGGATCAAAGACGCGCTGACCTACCTCGGACAGAACTACCTGGTCGTCAATAAAGAGTCCGCCTTCGAGGTGCTGCGCACGTTGCGCGATGACGAGCACTTCGAATATCTCGTCGACGTGACGTGCGTGCATTATCCCGACCGCGAAGAGCCCTTCGAAGTGGTGTGGATGCTGTATTCGTTCGCGAAGAACGAACGCATGCGGGTAAAAGCTTCGTTCAAGGATGGCGAGAAGGCAGCGAGCGTAGTGGCGTTGTGGCCGACGGCGAACTGGCTGGAGCGCGAGGCTTTCGACATGTTCGGGGTGGAGTTCGACGGACATCCTGACATGCGGCGCATCCTGCTGCCGGATGGATGGAAGGGACACCCGCTGCGCAAGGACTACGGCATCATCCAGCAGGATAAAGAGTGGGTGCAGATCAATCTCGGCATCGAGAGCGGGCAATAGCGCTACCTATGGCTGAGATCCTCAAGAGCGAGCAGAGCGCGAGTTCGGTGAAGCACCTCGAACTGGAGGCGACGCCGGCGCCGGCGTATCTCGATTCCGATGAGCTCATCCTGAACATGGGCCCGCAGCATCCGTCGACGCACGGCGTGCTGCGCGTGATCCTGAAGCTCGATGGCGAGAAGGTGATGGGCACCGAGTGCGTGATCGGTTACCTGCACCGCGGCGTGGAGAAGATCGCGGAGCACCGCACTTACGCGATGTTCAATCCCTACGTGGACCGCATGGATTACGTGGCTGCGGTCTCGAACGGGCTGGGTTACTGCGAAGCGGTGGAGAAGTTGATGAATGTGGAGGCGCCGCCGCGCGCGCAGTACATCCGCGTGACCCTCGCCGAGCTGAACCGGATGGCGAGCCACATGCTGTGGCTGGGAACGCACGCGCTCGATATCGGCGCCATCACGCCGCTGTTCTACACCTTCCGCGACCGCGAAGAGATCCTGAAGATATTCGAGAAGTATTGCGGCGCGCGCCTGACCACACACGCCTTCCGCATCGGCGGCTGCCTGTATGAGACCTACGATGGCTTTGAAGACGAGGTCCGCAGGTTCGTGAAGTTCGTGCGTCCGAAGATCGATGAGTACGAGACGCTGCTGACCACGAACCGCATCTGGGTGGAGCGCACCAAAGGCGTTGGATTCATCTCGGGCGACGATTGCAAGGCGATGGGCGTGACCGGGCCGGTGCTGCGCGCGAGCGGAGTGAAGTGGGACATCCGGAAGGCGCAGCCCTACTCGGGCTACCAGGATTTCGATTTCGATATTCCCGTGGGGACGAACGGCGACACCTACGACCGGTACCTGGTGCGCATCGCGGAGATGCGGCAGTCGTTGCGGATCATCGAGCAGGCGGTGGAGAAGCTGCCCGAAGGTCCGGTGATGGCGAAGGTGCCGAAGGTGGTGAAGCCGCCGGTGGGCGAGATCTATCACAGCATCGAGAGCCCTAAAGGGGAGCTTGGATATTTCATCGTAAGTGACGGCAGCACACAGCCTTACCGGATACGCGTGCGTCCGCCCTCGTTCGTGAATCTGCAAGCGCTCGACATGATGGTGCGCGGCGCGCTGGTCGCGGACGTGGTCGCGGTGATCGGGACGATCGACATCGTGCTGGGGGAGGTCGATCGCTGATGCCGCAGTGGGCGCAAAGCACGCTCGATTACCTGAAATCGAATGGCACGCCAGGTTGGTACGCCGACCCGGTTGCCGCCACAATCTGGGCGGTCATTTATATCCTCCTTATATTCACGGGCGTGTCGATCGCGGTGATCGCGATGAACTGGCTGGAGCGGAAGATCCTGGCGCACATGCAGGTACGGCTTGGCCCGATGCGTGTTGGTCCGCACGGATTGCTGCAGCCGATCGCAGACGCGCTCAAACTGCTGATCAAGGAAGACATCATGCCGTCGGAGGCCGACAAGGTCGTCTTCTGGCTGGCGCCGGTGACGGTAGTGATCACGGCGTTCACGGTGTACATCGTGATCCCGTTCGGGCCGCAGCATGCCGTCACGGACATGAACATCGGCTTGCTCTTCATGCTGGGCGTGTCGTCGATCAGCGTACTGGGAATCATCATGGCGGGATGGGCGTCGAACTCGCACTATCCGCTGATGGGCTCGCTGCGCTCGAGCGCGCAGATGGTGAGCTACGAGATCGCGATGGGCATGGCGGTGGTCTCGGCCGTGCTGATGACGAGCTTCAAGGGTGGTGGGAACTTCCTGCAGCAGATCTACGGCACCGGCGGCCCGAGCGTCGGGACGCTGAGCATGATCGGCATCGTGCGCGCGCAGGAGATGCAAGGCACGTGGTTCGTGTTCAAGTTCTTTCCGCTGGGACTGATGGCATTCTTCATCTTCGCGGTGGCAATGGTGGCAGAGACCAACCGCGCGCCCTTCGACCTGCCGGAAGCGGAGTCGGAGCTGGTCGCCGGATTCCATACCGAATATTCCGGATTCCGCTGGTCGCTGTTCTTCCTGGCTGAGTACGCGGCGATGATCGCGGTATCGTCGATCGCGGTGACGCTGTGGCTGGGGGGATGGATGCGTCCGTTCAGCAGCTGGCGCGGGCCGGAGGTCAACATCCCGCACTACTGGTCGGGCGGCGCGATCGACCTGGCGTTCGCACTGCTCCCGGCGCTCACCTTCTTCGTGCTCGCGCTGATGTCGTTCATCGGCACGGTAAGGATGCCGAAGCTTCCCGCGTTCCGGATCCAGACCATCGGACTGGCCGGCTTCGCGGCGGCGCTGGGATTCATCGGACTGGTGCTGCTCGAGCCGCACGTGCGCGACCGCATCCAGGATATCTACTGGTTCTCACTGAAGGTCGCGGTGTTTATGTACATGTACATCTGGTATCGCGGCACGTTCCCGCGCTACCGCTTCGATCAACTGATGCACTTGGGATGGAAGTTCATGATCCCGACGGGGATCGCGGTGCTCATCCTGACGGCCGTGCTGGGGGTCCTGCTATGACCATGAAGAAATTCCTGCGCAAAGTCCTGCTGCTCGACCTGTTGCAAGGACTCTCGCTGACCTTCCGCTACCAGGATCCGAAGGAGATCTACACCGAGCAATATCCGCTGCAGCGTCCCGAGGTGGCGGAGCGCTATCGCGGCGCGCCGCGGCTGAACGTGAATCCAGACACCAACGAGACGCTGTGCATCGCATGCGACCTGTGTGCGCTGGCGTGTCCGGAGCATTTGATCGTGGTGACGAGCGAGCGCAACGAGAAGACGCGCCGCAAGGAACTCACCACGTTTACCTACGACCTGAGCCGGTGCATGTTCTGCGGGCTGTGCGAGGACGCGTGCCCCACCGACGCGCTCGAACTGACGCAGGATTTCGAGTTGGCAAGCTACACGCGCGAGGGCGCGATTTGGGACCGGCAGACGCTGGAGCAAGGTCCGCAGCCCACTGTCTATAAGAAGTAGCGGCAGCTTGAAGGATTTGTAATTGGGTAATTGGGTAATTGGGTAGTTAGGTTCCGGTTGAATCACCCAATTACTAAATAACCCAATTACCAAGTGAGGTTTAATGCAGCCGGTAGCGACAACCTGGTTCTTCTACGGACTGAGCGCGATCGCCATCGTGAGCGCGCTGATGGTGATCATGCGCCGGAACCCGGTGCATTCGGCGATCGCGCTGGTGTTCACGTTGCTGTCCGTGGCCGGGCTCTACCTGATGCTGTACGCGCCGTTCGTGGCCGGCGTGCAGATCATCCTTTATGTGGGCGGCATCATGGTGCTGTTCCTGTTCGTGATCATGCTGGTGAACATCGATCGCAACCTGCGCGAAGAGCAATTCAACCGCCAGTGGCTGGTCGCTACTGTGGCCACGGTGGTGCTGGCCGCGCTGTTCGGATACGTGTACCTGCACGGCCGGGCATTCTTTCCGGCCGCGGTGCCGCCGACGCCCGAGCAGGTGAACACGCAACAGGTCGGCATGATGCTGTACACGGCTTACATGTACCCGTTCGAGATCGCGTCCCTGCTATTGCTGGTGGCGATCATCGGCGCGGTGGTGATGGCGAAGAAGAGGATCTGATGGGCGAGATCAGCACCATCCATTATCTGGTGGTCGCGGCGGCGCTGTTCGCCATCGGGACGATCGGCGTGCTCACCCGGCGCAACGTGGTGATCATCCTGATGTCGATCGAGCTCATCCTGAACGCGGTGAATCTAAACCTGGTGGCGTTCTCGCGCATGTATGGCACGCTGCATGGGCAGGTATTCTCCATCTTTATCATCACCGACGCGGCGGCGGAGGCGGCGGTGGGGCTGGGCATCCTGATCGCGTTCTTCCGGAATAAAGAGACGATCAACGCGGATGAGGTCGATCTCTTAAAGTGGTGAGTTGCGAGTTGCGAGCTGCGAGTAGCCGAAGAGCTTGAAACGCAGAGAGCGCAGAGACGTTGAAAGAGCGGGGAGAGTTTCGAACTAAAAGCGCATGTTCTTCTTAGAACACATATGGATAGTGCCGCTGCTGCCGCTGGCCGGCGCAGCGGTGATGTTCTTCTTTGGAAGGGCATGGCGGACGCCTACGCCGGCCGGAGCGGAAGGCGTTTCTTCGCACGGGGGACACGACGATGCGGGAGCGTCGCCGGCTGATACCGCCCACGACCCGCACGCGGCGCACGGTCCGGCCGATCCGCATGCGCATCCGCCGGCGCCGCACCACGCTCCGGAAAGATTGCCGCACGCCTTCGTCAACGCCGTCTGTGTGGGCGCGGTGGTGCTGGCGTTCCTGTGGGCATGCATGGCGGTATGGCAATACACCGACTGGGCGGCGGCGCATGATCACGCGGCCTACGACACCTGCGTACCAACCGCGGGCGGCGCCTGCTACACCTGGCTGGGCACCGACGATGGCCGAATGGTATATCCGAGCCACGGGGGATTCTCGCAGTTCAAGGTGGAGGCGGGCTTCCTGCTCGATCCACTCTCGGCAATCTGGCTGCTGTTCGTGACCGGCGTTGGCATGCTGATCCACATCTACTCGACCGGATACATGGCACACGAGGGTGGGTACTACCGCTTCTTCGGTTACCTGAACCTTTTCATGTTCTCCATGCTGGTATTGATCCTGGCGAACAACTACGCGCTGATGTTCGTGGGCTGGGAAGGCGTGGGCCTATGCTCCTATCTGCTGATCGGGTTCTACTTCCAGCGGCCCTCGGCGTCCACGGCGGCGAACAAAGCGTTCATCGTGAACCGCATCGGTGATGCGGGATTCATCTTGGGGATGTTCTCGATCGCGTGGTACTTCGGCACGGTGAAGTACACGGCGGTGACGGAGTTGGCGCGCAGCGGACACTTCGCTTCCGGCGACGCCGTGATCACCTTCGCCACGCTCATGCTGTTCGTGGGCGCGTGCGGCAAGTCGGCGCAGATCCCACTCTATATCTGGCTGCCGGACGCGATGGAAGGTCCCACCCCGGTCTCTGCTTTGATCCATGCCGCGACCATGGTGACGGCGGGCGTCTACATGGTGGCGCGCTCGAACGCGCTATTCGTGCTGGCCCCGGAGACGATGAAGGTGGTGGCCATCGTGGGCGCGCTGACGGCGATATTCGCGGCGTCCATCGGGCTGGTGCAGAACGACATCAAGCGCGTGCTGGCGTATTCGACCGTCTCGCAGCTCGGATATATGTTCCTGGCGCTCGGCGTGGGCGCATTCGCCGCCGGCGTGTTCCACGTGTTCACGCATGCGTTCTTCAAGGCGTTGCTGTTCCTTGGCTCCGGCTCCGTTATCCATGCGATGAGCGGCGAGCAGGACATGCGCAAGATGGGCGCGCTGGGGAAGAAGATCCCGGTGACACATTGGACGATGCTGGTGGGAACGCTGGCCATCGCGGGAATTCCCGGACTAGCCGGCTTCTTCTCGAAGGACGAGATCCTGTGGCAGACGTGGCACAGCGAGAACGGCGCGTACCGGATCCTGTGGTACATGGCGTTCGTAACCGCGCTGATGACCAGCTTCTATATGTTCCGGCTGATGTACCTGACGTTCCAGGGACGGCCGAGGATGTCTCCTGAAGTCGAGAGCCACGTGCACGAATCGCCGAAGTCGATGACGGTGCCGCTGGTCATCCTGGCATTCTGCGCCGTGTTCGCGGGATACCTTGGCTTCCCGCACTCGCTGGGCGGATCGAACCGCTTTGAGAAGTTCCTGGAGCCGGTATTCGCGGGCGAAGCCAAAGAGATGGTTCGCACCGGTGAAGGGAAGCAGCTCGCCGCTGGCGAAAAGGCGGAAGAGAAGACTGACACCGCCGAGTACATCCTGATGTTCCTCTCGGTAGGCGCGGCGTTCGCGGGCTGGGGATTGGCGAAGCGCGCGTACCAGAACGCTGACCGGGGATATCGCGAGCCCATCGAGGTGGCGGCGAAGCCGGTCTACAACGTCCTCTACAACAAGTATTGGGTGGACGAAGCTTACGACTACGTCTTTACCGGTCGGAAGAAGCTCGGCAACGTGCGCCTTGGGGCGATGGGATTAGGCGACGCGTTATGGAAGTTCGACGCCAACGTGATAGACGGCGGCGTGAACGGGGCCGGCTGGCTCACCAAGCTAGCCGGGACGCTCTCGAGCTGGTGGGACAAGTGGATCATCGACGGCATCGGCGTGAACGGGCCGGCGATACTGACGCGCGTGGCGTCGTATCCGGCGCGACTGTTCCAGTGGGGACAGGTGCAGTTTTACGCACTGGTGATGGTGTTGGGACTGATCGGATTCGTGGCGTATTACGTGTGGCGGTAGGTCCGACGAAGGAAGTCTGAGTACGAGCTAACGCAAATGCAGAATCACATACTTTCCATCATCCTGTTAACGCCGCTGGCGGGGGCGCTGCTGCTGTTGTTCGTCCCCAAGGAGAACACGAACGCGATCAAGTGGATCGCGAACCTGTTCGCGCTGGGCGGATTCGTCGTCTCGCTGCCGCTGGTCGTATGGTTCTGGGCGAGTGTGGACCAGCCCGGCTTCAAGTTCGTGGAGGGCGCGGCGAACAACTGGATCCCCTCGATCGGCGCGGGATACCTGATCGGCATCGACGGCATCAGCTTCCTGCTCATCATGCTGACGACGCTGCTGGGATGGATCTCGATCCTCAGCTCGTGGGAAGCCATCCAGGACCGGGTGAAGGAATACTACATCTGGTTCCTCATCCTGCAGACCGGCATGCTCGGCGTCTTCATGGCGCTCGACTTCTTCCTCTTCTACGTCTTCTGGGAAGTGATGCTGGTGCCGATGTACCTGCTGATCGGTATCTGGGGCGGACCGAGGAAACTCTACGCGGCGATCAAGTTCTTCCTCTATACCCTGGTCGGATCGGTGCTGCTGCTGCTGGGCATCCTGTTCCTTTACTTCCACCACCACGCGGTAGGGAACGCTTATACCTTCGCGTTCGCGGACGTCACCGGCCCGGGTACCGCCGTGATGGGCGGTCTCTGGATCAGCACCGCGTCGATCGCGGCGAAGTGGGGCCTGAAATACGTGATCCTGCTCTTCCTCGCGTTCTTCATCGGCTTCGCCATCAAGGTTCCCATGTTCCCGTTCCACACCTGGCTGCCGGACGCGCACGTGGAA encodes:
- a CDS encoding NADH-quinone oxidoreductase subunit C, encoding MADETKRTPSDQQGAQGGSKPPADKAAIPQTPAAATHPAPPPKPTGPAATPWEHERVARLKSAYGSGIKDALTYLGQNYLVVNKESAFEVLRTLRDDEHFEYLVDVTCVHYPDREEPFEVVWMLYSFAKNERMRVKASFKDGEKAASVVALWPTANWLEREAFDMFGVEFDGHPDMRRILLPDGWKGHPLRKDYGIIQQDKEWVQINLGIESGQ
- a CDS encoding NADH-quinone oxidoreductase subunit D translates to MGPQHPSTHGVLRVILKLDGEKVMGTECVIGYLHRGVEKIAEHRTYAMFNPYVDRMDYVAAVSNGLGYCEAVEKLMNVEAPPRAQYIRVTLAELNRMASHMLWLGTHALDIGAITPLFYTFRDREEILKIFEKYCGARLTTHAFRIGGCLYETYDGFEDEVRRFVKFVRPKIDEYETLLTTNRIWVERTKGVGFISGDDCKAMGVTGPVLRASGVKWDIRKAQPYSGYQDFDFDIPVGTNGDTYDRYLVRIAEMRQSLRIIEQAVEKLPEGPVMAKVPKVVKPPVGEIYHSIESPKGELGYFIVSDGSTQPYRIRVRPPSFVNLQALDMMVRGALVADVVAVIGTIDIVLGEVDR
- a CDS encoding amidohydrolase, whose translation is MAAVGLAQTKQTADVIYVNGNVYTGSKYDAEYGRAHTVGNVPAQSLAVKEGKVIAAGRNADVERLRGSGTKVIDLHGAFVMPGFNDAHVHLANAGFEKLNVNLIGSTSLDDMKQRIAAAARERPAGEWLQGRGWDHTKWSRVGGGDATLPTRQDLDAVTGDHPAIFTRVDGHIAIANTAALKDAGVTKTTKAPSGGAIDVDAQGEPTGILREGARDLVYSKIPAPTPVQRRRGLELALADAVAHGITSAQDNSEWADFLVFEELEREGKLTLRVTEWLPFRADLKLLGEHRARHPQADPMLHTGMLKGFMDGSLGSRTAALLVPYFDDPKNTGLPQFKEHDLEEMTRDRANAGFQVGFHAIGDRGVALALAGFGEAWREWHERKGNRGKEPDFRFRIEHAQVVAPSQFQEMRELRVIASVQPNHLLTDMNWAEARIGAERAKTSYPWREFLQNKIPLAFGTDYPVEPITPFRGLYAAVTRKSEDGKKTYYPEQKLTIDEAIAAYTTGAAYAEFAEKDKGTLEPGKLADFVVLDRDITKVAPEEILKTKVLRTVVGGKTVYEAK
- a CDS encoding LeuA family protein codes for the protein MKHHHLIYDWNTQHAALKPGGRRVLLNDESLRDGLQSPSVKDPAIEQKIEILHLMEGLGINMLDIGLPGAGPRAYGDVERLAREIARAQLKIKPNCAARTHKNDITPVAEISQKAGIAIECATFIGSSPIRRYTEDWSDDFLQKTTADAVTYARSLGLDVMYVTEDTSRCDPATVKRLYTTAIECGARAIAVCDTCGHATPDGVRALITFVMNEVVEPSGEKIRVDWHGHCDRGLAIANSFAALEAGADCVHACAIGIGERVGNTQMDQMLVNLKLMGVSPWLEQDLSKLKEYCEKVSQYTGVPIPKNYPVVGADAFRTATGVHASAVIKAIKKGDRALADEVYSGVPASEFGMTQTIEVGPMSGKSNIIHWLETRGIPLADVVIERIYQRAKQSDRLLTEAEIMECCQEAAKSS
- a CDS encoding M20/M25/M40 family metallo-hydrolase; this encodes MAATRTDAAAPPLTPQQEVARVAGADEFHAGINWLRAHTREIAERQMELTAIAAPPFGEAKRSAWLAEKFKEIGLTEVKTDELGNVFGIRRGGKSAPGKPEKYVAVTAHIDTVFAAGTKIDVRREGTKLYGPGISDNGAGVSALLAVAQAFDAAKVKLGMPIVFIGNVGEEGEGDLRGMRHIFAGPWKNKIAYTLVVDGAATDTVIAQALGSRRFEVTVRGAGGHSWSDFGVPNPIVALARAVAKFAATPVPADPKTTFNIGAISGGTSVNSIPESATMRVDLRSASAEEIEKLEAALRRAVLESVADTKPAQAGQAALSYEIKAIGSRPAAELKEDARMLQVIRAVDAQLGNTARMQRASTDANIPLALGMEALAIGAGGAGGGAHTLHEWYDTTNRDLGLKRIVLTVMTLAGVE
- the ndhC gene encoding NADH-quinone oxidoreductase subunit A — its product is MPQNYIPIFLFMVVALAIPVVTLVIAKAVRPDNPHAAKLMPYECGIDPVDSARGRYTVRFYIVAILFVVFDVETIFLFPWAVQFKMLGWFGFVEMMTFLAILVVGYVWIWKKGALEWV